The following are from one region of the Ochotona princeps isolate mOchPri1 chromosome 4, mOchPri1.hap1, whole genome shotgun sequence genome:
- the NDUFS3 gene encoding NADH dehydrogenase [ubiquinone] iron-sulfur protein 3, mitochondrial has protein sequence MAAGAGRVCWRGLLGAATLARGTGRPSVRLLPVRKQGAAADTRPTVRPRNDVAHKQLSAFGEYVAEILPKYVQHVQVSCFNELEICIHPDGVIPVLTFLRDHTNAQFKSLADLTAVDVPTRQNRFEVVYNLLSLRFNSRIRVKTYTDELTPVESIVPVHKAANWYEREIWDMFGVFFANHPDLRRILTDYGFEGHPFRKDFPLSGYVELRYDDEVKRVVAEPVELAQEFRKFDLNSPWEAFPAYRQPPESLKLEAGDKKPEAK, from the exons ATGGCTGCCGGGGCTGGCCGGGTGTGTTGGCGCGGGCTGCTGGGGGCCGCGACGCTGGCCAGGG GGACAGGGCGACCTTCGGTGCGGTTGCTGCCGGTGAGGAAGCAGGGCGCCGCGGCCGACACGCGCC CCACTGTCAGACCCCGGAATGATGTGGCTCACAAGCAGCTGTCAGCTTTTGGGGAGTATGTGGCTGAAATCCTGCCCAAATACGTCCAGCATGTTCAG GTGTCCTGCTTCAATGAGTTAGAGATCTGCATTCATCCCGACGGTGTCATCCCAGTGCTGACCTTCCTCAGGGACCACACCAATGcgcagttcaagtccttggctgACCTGACGGCAGTGGACGTTCCGACCCGGCAGAACCGTTTTGAG GTTGTCTACAACCTGCTGTCCCTGCGCTTCAACTCCCGGATCCGGGTAAAGACCTATACAGATGAGCTGACACCCGTGGAGTCTATTGTCCCTGTGCACAAGGCCGCCAACTGGTACGAGAGGGAG ATCTGGGACATGTTTGGAGTCTTCTTTGCCAACCACCCTGATCTCAGGAGGATCCTGACAGATTACGGCTTCGAAGGACACCCTTTCCGGAAAGACTTCCCCCTGTCTGGTTACGTGGAG TTGCGCTATGACGATGAGGTGAAGCGGGTGGTGGCAGAGCCTGTGGAGTTGGCCCAAGAGTTCCGCAAGTTCGACCTGAATAGCCCCTGGGAGGCT
- the KBTBD4 gene encoding kelch repeat and BTB domain-containing protein 4 isoform X2 translates to MKGGKTDSRQKEKWAAMESPEEPGTSMDENYFVNYTFKDRSHSGRVAQGIMKLCLEEELFADVTISVEGREFQLHRLVLSAQSCFFRSMFTSNLKEAHNRVIVLQDVSESVFQLLVDYIYHGTVKLRADELQEIYEVSDMYQLTSLFEECSRFLARTVQAGNCLQVMWLADRHSDPELYTAAKHCAKTHLAQLQSTEEFLHLPHHLLTDIISDGVPCSQNPTEAIEAWINFNKEEREAFAESLRTSLKEIGENVHIYLIGKESSRTHSLAVSLHCAEDDSISVSGQNSLCHQITAACKHGGDLYVVGGSIPRRMWKCNNATVDWEWCAPLPRDRLQHTLVSVPGKDAIYSLGGKTLQDTLSNAVIYYRVGDNVWTETTQLEVAVSGAAGANLNGTIYLLGGEENDLDFFTKPSRLIQCFDTETDRCYVKPYVLPFAGRMHAAVHKDLVFIVAEGDSLVCYNPLLDSFTRLCLPEAWSSAPALWKIASCNGSIYVFRDRYKKGDANTYKLDPATSAVTVTRGIKVLLTNLQFVLA, encoded by the exons ATGAAAGGAGGGAAGACAG ACAGCCGGCAGAAAGAGAAGTGGGCTGCCATGGAATCGCCAGAAGAGCCCGGCACGTCCATGGACGAGAACTACTTCGTGAATTACACCTTCAAGGACCGCTCGCACTCTGGCCGGGTGGCCCAGGGCATCATGAAGCTGTGTCTGGAGGAGGAACTCTTCGCTGATGTCACCATCTCGGTGGAGGGCCGGGAGTTCCAGCTCCACCGGTTGGTCCTTTCGGCTCAGAGCTGCTTCTTCCGCTCCATGTTCACGTCCAACCTGAAGGAGGCCCACAACCGTGTGATCGTACTGCAGGACGTCAGCGAGTCTGTCTTCCAGCTCCTGGTGGATTATATCTACCACGGCACGGTCAAGCTCCGAGCTGATGAACTGCAGGAGATCTACGAGGTGTCGGACATGTATCAGCTGACGTCTCTCTTTGAGGAGTGTTCTCGCTTCTTGGCACGCACCGTACAGGCAGGGAATTGCTTGCAGGTGATGTGGCTGGCGGACAGGCACAGCGACCCTGAGCTCTACACGGCTGCCAAGCACTGCGCCAAGACCCACTTGGCCCAGCTGCAGAGCACCGAGGAATTTCTCCACTTGCCCCACCACCTGCTCACGGATATCATCTCAG ATGGAGTTCCGTGTTCCCAGAACCCAACAGAAGCAATAGAAGCCTGGATCAATTTtaataaagaagaaagagaggctTTTGCAGAGTCACTAAGGACCAGCCTGAAG GAAATTGGGGAGAATGTGCATATTTACTTGATTGGGAAAGAGTCCTCGCGTACCCACTCGCTGGCCGTGTCCTTGCACTGTGCGGAAGACGACTCCATCAGCGTGAGCGGCCAGAACAGCTTGTGTCACCAGATCACGGCTGCCTGCAAGCATGGAGGTGACCTGTACGTGGTGGGAGGCTCCATCCCGCGCCGCATGTGGAAGTGCAACAATGCCACAGTCGACTGGGAGTGGTGTGCACCTTTGCCCCGGGACCGGCTGCAGCACACCCTGGTGTCTGTGCCCGGCAAGGATGCCATCTACTCCCTGGGTGGAAAGACCCTGCAGGACACCCTCTCCAATGCAGTCATCTATTACAGGGTGGGTGACAATGTATGGACAGAGACAACCCAGCTGGAGGTGGCTGTGTCAGGGGCCGCGGGGGCCAACCTCAATGGGACCATCTACTTACTGGGCGGGGAGGAGAACGACCTGGACTTCTTTACCAAACCCTCCCGACTCATCCAGTGCTTCGACACAGAGACAGACCGCTGCTACGTGAAGCCCTACGTGCTGCCCTTCGCAGGCCGCATGCATGCCGCTGTGCATAAGGATCTGGTGTTCATCGTGGCCGAGGGGGACTCCCTGGTCTGCTACAATCCCCTGCTAGACAGCTTCACTCGGCTCTGCCTTCCCGAGGCCTGGAGCTCCGCCCCGGCCCTCTGGAAGATCGCCAGCTGCAACGGAAGCATCTATGTCTTCCGGGACCGCTATAAGAAGGGGGATGCCAACACCTACAAGCTTGACCCCGCCACTTCGGCTGTGACTGTCACCAGAGGCATCAAAGTGCTGCTTACTAACTTGCAATTTGTGTTGGCCTAG
- the KBTBD4 gene encoding kelch repeat and BTB domain-containing protein 4 isoform X1, which produces MESPEEPGTSMDENYFVNYTFKDRSHSGRVAQGIMKLCLEEELFADVTISVEGREFQLHRLVLSAQSCFFRSMFTSNLKEAHNRVIVLQDVSESVFQLLVDYIYHGTVKLRADELQEIYEVSDMYQLTSLFEECSRFLARTVQAGNCLQVMWLADRHSDPELYTAAKHCAKTHLAQLQSTEEFLHLPHHLLTDIISDGVPCSQNPTEAIEAWINFNKEEREAFAESLRTSLKEIGENVHIYLIGKESSRTHSLAVSLHCAEDDSISVSGQNSLCHQITAACKHGGDLYVVGGSIPRRMWKCNNATVDWEWCAPLPRDRLQHTLVSVPGKDAIYSLGGKTLQDTLSNAVIYYRVGDNVWTETTQLEVAVSGAAGANLNGTIYLLGGEENDLDFFTKPSRLIQCFDTETDRCYVKPYVLPFAGRMHAAVHKDLVFIVAEGDSLVCYNPLLDSFTRLCLPEAWSSAPALWKIASCNGSIYVFRDRYKKGDANTYKLDPATSAVTVTRGIKVLLTNLQFVLA; this is translated from the exons ATGGAATCGCCAGAAGAGCCCGGCACGTCCATGGACGAGAACTACTTCGTGAATTACACCTTCAAGGACCGCTCGCACTCTGGCCGGGTGGCCCAGGGCATCATGAAGCTGTGTCTGGAGGAGGAACTCTTCGCTGATGTCACCATCTCGGTGGAGGGCCGGGAGTTCCAGCTCCACCGGTTGGTCCTTTCGGCTCAGAGCTGCTTCTTCCGCTCCATGTTCACGTCCAACCTGAAGGAGGCCCACAACCGTGTGATCGTACTGCAGGACGTCAGCGAGTCTGTCTTCCAGCTCCTGGTGGATTATATCTACCACGGCACGGTCAAGCTCCGAGCTGATGAACTGCAGGAGATCTACGAGGTGTCGGACATGTATCAGCTGACGTCTCTCTTTGAGGAGTGTTCTCGCTTCTTGGCACGCACCGTACAGGCAGGGAATTGCTTGCAGGTGATGTGGCTGGCGGACAGGCACAGCGACCCTGAGCTCTACACGGCTGCCAAGCACTGCGCCAAGACCCACTTGGCCCAGCTGCAGAGCACCGAGGAATTTCTCCACTTGCCCCACCACCTGCTCACGGATATCATCTCAG ATGGAGTTCCGTGTTCCCAGAACCCAACAGAAGCAATAGAAGCCTGGATCAATTTtaataaagaagaaagagaggctTTTGCAGAGTCACTAAGGACCAGCCTGAAG GAAATTGGGGAGAATGTGCATATTTACTTGATTGGGAAAGAGTCCTCGCGTACCCACTCGCTGGCCGTGTCCTTGCACTGTGCGGAAGACGACTCCATCAGCGTGAGCGGCCAGAACAGCTTGTGTCACCAGATCACGGCTGCCTGCAAGCATGGAGGTGACCTGTACGTGGTGGGAGGCTCCATCCCGCGCCGCATGTGGAAGTGCAACAATGCCACAGTCGACTGGGAGTGGTGTGCACCTTTGCCCCGGGACCGGCTGCAGCACACCCTGGTGTCTGTGCCCGGCAAGGATGCCATCTACTCCCTGGGTGGAAAGACCCTGCAGGACACCCTCTCCAATGCAGTCATCTATTACAGGGTGGGTGACAATGTATGGACAGAGACAACCCAGCTGGAGGTGGCTGTGTCAGGGGCCGCGGGGGCCAACCTCAATGGGACCATCTACTTACTGGGCGGGGAGGAGAACGACCTGGACTTCTTTACCAAACCCTCCCGACTCATCCAGTGCTTCGACACAGAGACAGACCGCTGCTACGTGAAGCCCTACGTGCTGCCCTTCGCAGGCCGCATGCATGCCGCTGTGCATAAGGATCTGGTGTTCATCGTGGCCGAGGGGGACTCCCTGGTCTGCTACAATCCCCTGCTAGACAGCTTCACTCGGCTCTGCCTTCCCGAGGCCTGGAGCTCCGCCCCGGCCCTCTGGAAGATCGCCAGCTGCAACGGAAGCATCTATGTCTTCCGGGACCGCTATAAGAAGGGGGATGCCAACACCTACAAGCTTGACCCCGCCACTTCGGCTGTGACTGTCACCAGAGGCATCAAAGTGCTGCTTACTAACTTGCAATTTGTGTTGGCCTAG
- the PTPMT1 gene encoding phosphatidylglycerophosphatase and protein-tyrosine phosphatase 1, whose protein sequence is MVAGPRAPSPSPESPETASCCRKPEEPASPDPSEQSQLSPPPASAAPVRPPLRLLWWGGMAASEWLGAGLARVLFYPTLLYTVFRGKIPGRAHRDWYHRIDSTVLLGALPLRSMTLQLVRDENVRAVITMNEEYETRFLCNSSAEWQKFGVEQLRLSTVDMTGIPTLANLQKGVQFALKYQALGQCVYVHCKAGRSRSATMVAAYLIQVHNWSPEEAVRAITKIRPHVHIRSGQFQVLKEFHKITSEAANPETVRQQ, encoded by the exons ATGGTGGCCGGCCCGCGGGCGCCAAGTCCTAGCCCGGAGTCCCCGGAGACCGCGTCCTGCTGCCGGAAGCCCGAGGAACCCGCGTCGCCGGACCCCTCGGAGCAGTCCCAGCTCTCGCCGCCGCCCGCCAGCGCCGCGCCGGTGAGGCCGCCGCTGCGCCTGCTCTGGTGGGGCGGGATGGCGGCCTCCGAGTGGCTGGGGGCCGGCCTGGCCCGGGTGCTCTTCTACCCGACGCTGCTCTACACGGTGTTCCGCGGCAAGATACCAGGCCGGGCGCACCGCGACTGGTACCACCGCATCGACTCCACGGTGCTGCTGGGCGCGCTGCCGCTGCGGAGCATGACGCTCCAG CTGGTCCGGGACGAGAACGTGCGCGCGGTGATCACCATGAACGAGGAGTATGAGACGAGGTTCCTGTGCAACTCGTCGGCG GAGTGGCAGAAATTTGGGGTCGAGCAGCTGCGGCTGAGCACAGTTGATATGACGGGCATCCCCACGTTGGCTAACCTCCAGAAAGGCGTCCAGTTTGCTCTGAAATACCAGGCGCTGGGCCAGTGTGTCTACGTGCATTGCAAGGCAGGCCGTTCCAGAAGTGCCACCATGGTGGCAGCGTATCTGATTCAG GTCCACAACTGGAGTCCAGAAGAGGCTGTGAGAGCCATCACCAAGATCCGGCCACATGTCCACATCAGATCTGGCCAGTTCCAAGTTCTCAAAGAGTTCCACAAGATCACTTCAGAGGCAGCAAATCCCGAGACTGTGAGACAACAATGA